The Streptomyces sp. NBC_00162 sequence GCGCGGGTCCGTATCAGGCGTGGCAGAGGATCGGCGTCCCGCCGTTCATCACGGTCATGTCCTTCAGCACCGCCAGGATGTCCAGCGGAACGCCCTCCGGTTCCCCGGCCAGTTCCGCGTACGCCCGGTGCAGGTTCGCCACCAGCCGTTCGCTCTCCCGCCAGGCCGCGAACTCCCCGAGATCGGCCCGGCGGGCCGTCTCCAGCGGGGTCAGCCCCTCCGCGCGCCCCTCCCGGGCCAGTTCGGCCACGTACCGCAGGTAGCGCCCGGTGGCCTCGTAGGCCGACGCGTCGGTCAGCGGCCCGTGGCCCGGTACGACGGTCTCCGCGTCCAGGGAGCGCAGCACGTCCAGCGCCCGCAGCGAGCCGGCGAGGGAGCCCATCGCGAGGAACGGGGTGCCCTCGGCGAAGACCAGGTCACCGGTGAACACGACCCGCTGCCGGGGCAGCCACACGATCGAGTCGCCGGTGGTGTGCGCGACGCCCGGGTGGATGACCCGCACCTCCGTCTCGCCGACGTGCAGGGTCATCCGGTCGCTGTAGGTGAGGTCGGGCGCGGTGATGTCTATCGCGCCGAAGTCCGTCGCGGGCCAGATCATCTCCAGCTGGTGCCCGGCGGCGAGCTGTTCGGTCCGCGCGTTGTCGTGCCCGAGGACCAGCGCCTCGGGCGCGAACACGCCGTTGCCGTAGGTGTGGTCGCCATGGTGGTGGGTGTTCACCACGGTGCGGGGGAGCGGCACCCCGGTCGCCGTGACCGCCTCGCGCAGGGCCAGGGCCCGCCGCTCGGTGGCTGCCGTGTCGACGAGCAGGGTCCGGCCGCCGTCGCTGACGAAGCCGGCGTTGTTGAGGCACCAGCCGCCGTCCGGCTGGACGTAGGCGTACACCCCTGGTGCGGGCTGGACGAGGTACGGCTTGTCGACGGTCATCGGCGCTCTCCCCGGGTCGCTTTGACGGGCGGTCAGCATCCTGCCAGCCGTCATGGCGCCGGGGGAGGGCGGGAGGGCGGATTTCGCCCCTGCCTGACTTTTCAGTCAGTGGTCGTCGTAGTGCCCGTCGTGCGCGGCGTGCCGGTGTCCGTCGTGCACGTAGTCGACGTGGTCCCCGTGCCGGACCGTCTCGTGTCCGCAGTCCGGGCCGTGCGCGTGGGCGTGGCCGTCGTGGGTGGTGTGTCCTTCGCTCTCGCACTCGTCCCAGTGCCCGGAGTGCTCCCGGTGCAGATGGCCGTCGTGCGCGTAATCGACGTGGTCGCCGTGCGAGACCGCCTGGTGCCCGCAGTCGGGGCCGTGGGCGTGCGCGTGCGTGGGGTGTTCCAGGTGCTGGGTCGTCATGGGGCCGAGGCTAGTGCGGATCGTCCGGGATCGCCCGTTCTGTCCGGGTGGTGTCCGAGTGGCGTCCGGGTGGCGCGGACAAGAGGGATCATCCGACCGGCGGTTCAGATGATCACGGCCATCGCGAACGCCGCGAACGCCACCGTGCAGGCCACCACCGCCAGCGCCGCACGCGGCGCGAGCCCCGGCGGCCGGCCGGCCGCCAGCGCCCGGATCCGCCGGTGCGCCACCCACAGGAACGCCAGCCAGACCAGCGCGATCACCGCCGCCCCGGCCACCTCCAGCGGCCTTCCCGACCCGCGCAGGGCCTGCCTCAGCGCCAGCACCGCCACCACCGAGGAGGCCAGCGTCGTACGCCGCCACGCGAGCCGGGTCCGTTCGGGCTGCAGTCCGGCGTCGCGCACCTCACCCTCCCGGGAAGAGCTCACTGCCCCGAGGTCCAGCCCAGCGCCACGACCACGATCATCGCCACCGCGACCAGCCCGACCCCCAGGCTCAGCACCACCGGGAACCGCGACAGCGGCAGGTCCTCGCCCCGCCGCATCGCCCGCTCGCACCGCACCCAGTGGTTCACGGCCCGCAGCGCACAGGCCGCCCCCACCGCGAGCAGCGCCAAGGCCATCCCGACCCGCACCCCCCACCGCAGGTCCGGCAGGAACTGGTCGACGGCGAAACCGCCGCCCACCAGGGCCAGCGCGGTCCGGATCCACGCCAGGAAGGTCCGCTCGTTGGCCAGCGAGAAGCGGTAGTCGGGGGTCTCGCCCTCGTCTTGGAGGCCTTGCGGAGCGAACCAGAGGCGTACGTCTTTGACGAAGTCGATCACAGGGGCAATCTACGGCGGAACTCCCGCAGCCGCCGGTACGCCTCCAGCCCGTCCGGCACCCAGGCCCACTCCCCGGCGGCGACGCGCCGGTCCAGCTCCTCCGGCGAGAGGTAGGTGTGCCAGTCCACCTCCGACTCCTGCGGAGCCACCGGCAGCTCGCACCGCACCTCGTGCACGTACGACCACCAGGCCCCGCCCGGGCCCTCGTACAGGAACTTGAACAGCGGCGCCGGCTGCGGCAGCCCGGTGACCCCGAGTTCCTCCTCGGCCTCCCGCAGCGCGGCCCGCGCGTAGCTCTCCCCGGCGCCCAGCACCCCGCCCACGAACATGTCGTAGTGCGAGGGGAACACCAGCTTCGTCGCCGTGCGCCGGTGCACGAAGATCCGCCCCCGCGCGTCCGTGGCCTGCACGAACACACAGCGGTGGATCAACCCCCGCGCGTACACCTCGCCCCGCGGGGCCTGCCCGGTGACCCGGTCGTCCCGGTCCACCACGTCCAGTACTTCATCAGCGGCACTCACACGGTTCATCCAACCACCGCTGTTGACTGGTTACCGCTCCGTAGCCAAGGATCTGCCCCACCACCGACGGAGGACGGGTATACGCATGACGTACGACGCAGACGTGATCGTGATCGGCGCCGGGCTGGCCGGGCTCGCGGCCACCGCCGAACTCGTCGACGCGGGCCGCAAGGTCATCCTGCTCGACCAGGAGCCCGAACAGTCCATCGGCGGCCAGGCCCACTGGTCCTTCGGCGGGCTGTTCCTCGTGGACTCGCCCGAGCAGCGTCGGATGCGGATCAAGGACAGTCACGAGCTCGCCCTCCAGGACTGGCTGGGCACCGCCGGGTTCGACCGCGCGGAGGACGGCTGGCCGCGCCGCTGGGCTGAGGCCTACGTGGACTTCGCCGCGGGCGAGAAGCGCCCCTGGCTGCACGCGCAGGGCGTCCGCTTCTTCCCGGTGGTCGGCTGGGCGGAGCGCGGCGGCTACGACGCGGAGGGCCACGGCAACTCCGTCCCCCGCTTCCACATCACCTGGGGCACCGGCCCCGGCCTGGTCGAACCCTTCGAGCGCCGGGTCCGGGCCGGCGTGGCCCGCGGCCTGGTCCAGCTGAGGTTCCGGCACCGGGTGACCGGGCTCTCCCGCACCGCGGGCGCGGTCGACACCGTGACGGGCGAGATCCTGGAGCCCTCCGGCGCCGTACGGGGCAGCGCTAGCAGCCGCGAGACCACCGGGGCCTTCTCCCTCCGGGCCCAGGCCGTGATCGTGACCAGCGGCGGCATCGGCGGCAACCACGACCTCGTACGCGAGCAGTGGCCCGCCCGGCTCGGCACCCCGCCCGAGCGGATGCTGTCCGGGGTCCCCGCGCACGTGGACGGCCTGATGCTCGGGATCGCCGAGGAAGCGGGCGCGAGCCACATCAACAAGGACCGGATGTGGCACTACACCGAGGGCATCGCGAACTGGGACCCGATCTGGTCCAAGCACGGCATCCGCATCCTGCCCGGCCCCTCCTCGCTCTGGCTGGACGCGACGGGCCGGCGGCTGCCCGTACCGCTCTTCCCGGGCTTCGACACCCTCGGCACGCTCGACCACATCATGAAGACCGGCCACGACCACACCTGGTTCGTCCTCAACCAGCGCATCATCGGCAAGGAGTTCGCCCTCTCCGGCTCCGAGCAGAACCCGGACCTCACCGGCAAGTCGGTCCGCGACGTCATCAACCGCGCGCGCCAGGCCGTACCCGCACCGGTCAAGGCCTTCATGGACAACGGCGTGGACTTCGTCGTCGAGCGCGACCTGTCCGCCCTGGTGCGCGGGATGAACGCCGTCACCAAGGAGGACCTGATCGACGAGGCCGAACTGCGCCGCGTGATCACCTCCCGGGACCGGGAGATCGCCAACCCGTTCAGCAAGGACCTCCAGGTGACGGCCATTCACGGGGCCCGCAAGTACCTCGGCGACAAGCTGATCCGCACCGCCGCGCCGCACCGGATCCTGGATCCCGGGGCCGGACCGCTGATCGCCGTTCGGCTGTCGATCCTGACCCGCAAATCCCTGGGCGGCCTGGAGACCGACCTCTCCTCGCGCGTCCTGGCGGCCGACGGCGAGCCGCTGCCCGGCGTCTACGCGGCGGGCGAGGCGGCCGGCTTCGGCGGCGGCGGGGTCCACGGCTACCGGGCCCTGGAGGGCACCTTCCTGGGCGGCTGCATCTTCTCGGGCCGGGCGGCGGGCCGTGCGGCGGCGAAGGCGGTCGGCTGACCCGGCCCCAGGCCCGGCCGCAGCCCCGGCCCCCAGCCCCTGCCCCTGCCCCGGCCCCTGCCCCGGCCGCAGCCCCGGCCCCAGGCCCCCCCCGAAGAGCCTCAGCCCAGCCGCTCGACGATCCGGAACCGCTCCGTCACCACCGGAGTGTCGTCGTCCACCGTGAACCCCGGATCGCCGAGCTGCTCGCGCTGCTCGGCTCCGTGCCAGAACCTCTCGTGGGAGGAGCGCCATTCGGCCACGGACGCATATCCCTCGCCCTCGGCCAGCGCGTGTCCCAGGTCCACCTCGCCGAGCCGTAGCACCTGTACGCCCGTCACCTCAAGGACGGCCACCGGACACTCGGCGGAATCCAGCAGCGCCGTCCGCCGACCCGCCACGGGCAG is a genomic window containing:
- a CDS encoding MBL fold metallo-hydrolase, with the translated sequence MTVDKPYLVQPAPGVYAYVQPDGGWCLNNAGFVSDGGRTLLVDTAATERRALALREAVTATGVPLPRTVVNTHHHGDHTYGNGVFAPEALVLGHDNARTEQLAAGHQLEMIWPATDFGAIDITAPDLTYSDRMTLHVGETEVRVIHPGVAHTTGDSIVWLPRQRVVFTGDLVFAEGTPFLAMGSLAGSLRALDVLRSLDAETVVPGHGPLTDASAYEATGRYLRYVAELAREGRAEGLTPLETARRADLGEFAAWRESERLVANLHRAYAELAGEPEGVPLDILAVLKDMTVMNGGTPILCHA
- a CDS encoding ASCH domain-containing protein — encoded protein: MTTCDDLPPYLLGFPGPLRDRLVAAVLSGAKTATTALLAAYRAEGEPLPVAGRRTALLDSAECPVAVLEVTGVQVLRLGEVDLGHALAEGEGYASVAEWRSSHERFWHGAEQREQLGDPGFTVDDDTPVVTERFRIVERLG
- a CDS encoding FAD-binding dehydrogenase, with the translated sequence MTYDADVIVIGAGLAGLAATAELVDAGRKVILLDQEPEQSIGGQAHWSFGGLFLVDSPEQRRMRIKDSHELALQDWLGTAGFDRAEDGWPRRWAEAYVDFAAGEKRPWLHAQGVRFFPVVGWAERGGYDAEGHGNSVPRFHITWGTGPGLVEPFERRVRAGVARGLVQLRFRHRVTGLSRTAGAVDTVTGEILEPSGAVRGSASSRETTGAFSLRAQAVIVTSGGIGGNHDLVREQWPARLGTPPERMLSGVPAHVDGLMLGIAEEAGASHINKDRMWHYTEGIANWDPIWSKHGIRILPGPSSLWLDATGRRLPVPLFPGFDTLGTLDHIMKTGHDHTWFVLNQRIIGKEFALSGSEQNPDLTGKSVRDVINRARQAVPAPVKAFMDNGVDFVVERDLSALVRGMNAVTKEDLIDEAELRRVITSRDREIANPFSKDLQVTAIHGARKYLGDKLIRTAAPHRILDPGAGPLIAVRLSILTRKSLGGLETDLSSRVLAADGEPLPGVYAAGEAAGFGGGGVHGYRALEGTFLGGCIFSGRAAGRAAAKAVG
- a CDS encoding YidH family protein, with amino-acid sequence MIDFVKDVRLWFAPQGLQDEGETPDYRFSLANERTFLAWIRTALALVGGGFAVDQFLPDLRWGVRVGMALALLAVGAACALRAVNHWVRCERAMRRGEDLPLSRFPVVLSLGVGLVAVAMIVVVALGWTSGQ
- a CDS encoding NUDIX hydrolase yields the protein MNRVSAADEVLDVVDRDDRVTGQAPRGEVYARGLIHRCVFVQATDARGRIFVHRRTATKLVFPSHYDMFVGGVLGAGESYARAALREAEEELGVTGLPQPAPLFKFLYEGPGGAWWSYVHEVRCELPVAPQESEVDWHTYLSPEELDRRVAAGEWAWVPDGLEAYRRLREFRRRLPL
- a CDS encoding DUF202 domain-containing protein produces the protein MSSSREGEVRDAGLQPERTRLAWRRTTLASSVVAVLALRQALRGSGRPLEVAGAAVIALVWLAFLWVAHRRIRALAAGRPPGLAPRAALAVVACTVAFAAFAMAVII